The Calliphora vicina chromosome 3, idCalVici1.1, whole genome shotgun sequence genome contains a region encoding:
- the LOC135954783 gene encoding uncharacterized protein LOC135954783 isoform X2: protein MSGQNPNYPQHLNANCPRGIRTYTSTGRPFTAADLKPGCLGTEYECSDTSGCFSNADNTTQDFSRKMCNQEYSGRAFNPALDISRNRLERSQTQYQYKQPTQSRGSRLNLEYEMARNKEFALGRLRAEQAAACPRPTMRYEKPQMAATSRGREFDARSEIQRQLAQAESPNVCMKPGRVNTNEGRRVDVDKVYDYNKQTCSPAGRSGRALDLQRDLTFRRLNMPTPKQQRATSCPTPVQYSNNPPSSIQRLSRICPRSSQSVSVSPTRSIATSEATNSRYATPMQQRSTRVPGVIAKYPATPICRPVRTPVCPVEETSMDSPGTITKTVTTTTRAMTPEQTAICPTPQKSADMLTSPYNDITSRSKEQTISHITQDNMRQMDSAYGLTPPRGFAVQSPFKTPQQPLNVTEQSPSISLNKRNDSNGPSMGGNNTQMKSMHQDRSMSIKDKSVLNKTQPVPAPPPIPITDRNSANCRDLQRSYRSIDQSKRCAMPQTNDSRSFDQSTFYNNESSIMEEDYRPLPSRTCPSPMQPRSTQDCPAPTSESYYFSKFDEPTYYRKRQVEFPEQSYIDLTDETQYQYDDMDISGYELFARSACPNKPEDSKHLNSWRIPSEDLTCNERQGFDSYTSQQQPDFSSTMVQTMPQRRETLGGDFDATEYRELPSSICPPCEQPKATPQKSAGALTLPSDQTQGQVCNGMTFGINTQCNATSPNDTTTYDLRNLYATQCNDATAFALNTLFGNKTQLMDEPNSIRECANAKRCGRVQFDSSDKDQVQDPQRTALRKAEIENLVNDTYCPGIIQETIDGRENFNNYSFNISLKQDSKDASCCEASATEDPMTLLEAFSIRIEKERAEIAKDLKENATEEQIEDSIVKYFASQNPSDLNRSIKSLLLSEHLQEHEQVEKTKDSLLEAEVQKWATSLPDNAKVKLVAFTGHTKSTKGETI, encoded by the exons ATGTCTGGTCAAAATCCCAATTATCCCCAGCATTTAAATGCTAATTGTCCCAGAGGTATCAGAACTTATACCAGTACCGGTAGACCCTTTACTGCAGCGGATCTAAAGCCTGGTTGTTTGGGTACAGAATACGAATGCAGTGATACAAGTGGTTGCTTTTCTAATGCAGACAATACCACTCAGGATTTCAGTAGAAAAATG tgCAACCAAGAATATTCGGGCAGAGCCTTTAATCCCGCATTAGATATATCTCGGAATCGCTTGGAACGTTCTCAAACTCAGTATCAATATAAGCAGCCAACTCAGTCAAGGGGCAGTCGTTTAAATCTGGAATATGAAATGGCTAGAAATAAAGAATTTGCTTTAGGACGTTTAAGAGCAGAACAAGCGGCAGCTTGTCCTCGTCCTACAATGCGTTATGAGAAGCCTCAAATGGCGGCTACTTCGAGGGGCAGAGAATTTGATGCAAGATCGGAAATTCAACGTCAGCTGGCTCAAGCG gaATCGCCGAATGTCTGCATGAAGCCTGGACGTGTTAACACGAATGAGGGTCGTCGTGTTGATGTGGATAAA GTTTATGATTACAATAAACAAACTTGTAGTCCTGCGGGTAGGAGCGGTCGTGCTTTGGATCTCCAAAGGGATTTAACCTTTCGCCGTTTAAATATGCCTACACCTAAACAACAACGTGCTACCTCTTGTCCTACCCCCGTGCAATATAGTAACAATCCTCCCTCTTCCATTCAACGTTTGTCCAGAATATGTCCACGATCATCTCAATCTGTAAGTGTCAGTCCTACGCGATCCATTGCCACGTCAGAGGCCACAAACAGTCGTTATGCTACGCCTATGCAGCAAAGATCTACAAGAGTTCCAGGTGTAATAGCTAAATATCCAGCTACTCCTATATGCAGACCGGTACGCACCCCAGTTTGCCCGGTTGAAGAAACTTCTATGGACTCTCCTGGTACTATAACCAAAACTGTAACGACTACCACCAGG GCCATGACCCCTGAACAAACAGCAATTTGCCCAACACCACAAAAATCGGCAGATATGTTAACTTCACCATATAACGATATAACTTCCAGGAGTAAAGAACAG ACTATTTCCCATATTACACAAGATAACATGAGACAAATGGATTCGGCATATGGACTAACGCCACCGCGAGGCTTTGCTGTACAGTCCCCCTTCAAAACTCCACAGCAGCCATTAAATGTTACA GAACAATCTCCTAGTATCAGTTTAAATAAAAGGAATGATTCTAATGGTCCCTCAATGGGAGGGAATAATACCCAAATGAAATCAATGCATCAGGATAGAAGTATGAGCATAAAAGATAAatcagttttaaataaaacg CAACCGGTTCCAGCACCACCGCCTATACCGATCACAGATCGCAATAGCGCAAACTGT CGGGATCTGCAAAGATCATATCGATCTATAGATCAAAGCAAACGTTGTGCAATGCCCCAAACTAATGACTCCAGAAGTTTCGACCAGtctactttttataataat GAGTCTTCCATTATGGAAGAAGACTACAGACCCTTACCTAGCAGAACTTGTCCCAGTCCTATGCAACCTAGGTCTACTCAGGACTGTCCAGCTCCAACATCAGAGTCATACTAT ttttccaaGTTTGATGAACCTACTTACTATCGAAAAAGACAAGTTGAATTCCCCGAACAATCGTATATAGATCTAACTGATGAAACCCAATATCAGTATGATGATATGGATATAAGTGGTTACGAA ttatttgcaCGTTCCGCTTGTCCTAATAAACCCGAAGACAGTAAACACCTGAATTCCTGGAGAATACCATCTGAAGATCTTACTTGCAATGAGCGCCAAGGATTTGACTCATACACAAGTCAACAACAGCCAGATTTTAGCTCCACCATGGTACAAACTATGCCACAAAGAAGGGAGACTTTg GGAGGTGACTTTGATGCCACCGAATACCGAGAATTACCATCATCTATCTGTCCTCCTTGTGAACAACCCAAAGCTA CACCTCAGAAGTCAGCAGGAGCTTTAACTCTGCCATCAGATCAGACTCAGGGACAAGTGTGTAATGGAATG ACTTTTGGCATAAATACACAGTGCAACGCAACCAGTCCAAATGATACTACG ACATATGATTTACGAAATTTATATGCAACACAATGTAATGATGCAAca GCTTTCGCCCTTAATACTCTCTTTggaaataaaactcaattaatG GATGAACCTAACTCGATAAGAGAATGTGCCAATGCCAAAAGATGTGGTCGTGTACAATTCGATAGTTCGGATAAAGATCAAG TACAAGATCCCCAACGCACCGCTTTACGTAAGGCCGAAATTGAGAATTTAGTTAATGACACCTATTGCCCGGGCATCATACAAGAAACTATTGATGGTCGGGAAAATTTCAATAACTATTCTTTTAATATATCTCTAAAACAAGACTCTAAAGATGCCAGTTGTTGTGAAGCCTCAGCCACAGAAGATCCCATGACCTTATTAGAAGCGTtttccatacgaattgaaaagGAAAGAGCTGAAATTGCTAAGGATTTAAAGGAAAATGCAACAGAGGAACA aattgaGGATTCTAtagtgaaatattttgccaGTCAAAATCCCAGTGACTTAAATCGTTctataaaaagtttattattatcGGAACATTTGCAAGAACATGAACAAGTGGAAAAAACCAAAGACTCTTTGTTGGAGGCGGAAGTTCAGAAATGGGCCACCTCTCTACCGGACAATGCTAAAGTGAAATTAGTGGCTTTTACAGGTCATACTAAATCCACAAAAGGTGAAACGATTTGA
- the LOC135954783 gene encoding uncharacterized protein LOC135954783 isoform X1, with translation MSGQNPNYPQHLNANCPRGIRTYTSTGRPFTAADLKPGCLGTEYECSDTSGCFSNADNTTQDFSRKMCNQEYSGRAFNPALDISRNRLERSQTQYQYKQPTQSRGSRLNLEYEMARNKEFALGRLRAEQAAACPRPTMRYEKPQMAATSRGREFDARSEIQRQLAQAESPNVCMKPGRVNTNEGRRVDVDKVYDYNKQTCSPAGRSGRALDLQRDLTFRRLNMPTPKQQRATSCPTPVQYSNNPPSSIQRLSRICPRSSQSVSVSPTRSIATSEATNSRYATPMQQRSTRVPGVIAKYPATPICRPVRTPVCPVEETSMDSPGTITKTVTTTTRAMTPEQTAICPTPQKSADMLTSPYNDITSRSKEQTISHITQDNMRQMDSAYGLTPPRGFAVQSPFKTPQQPLNVTEQSPSISLNKRNDSNGPSMGGNNTQMKSMHQDRSMSIKDKSVLNKTQPVPAPPPIPITDRNSANCRDLQRSYRSIDQSKRCAMPQTNDSRSFDQSTFYNNESSIMEEDYRPLPSRTCPSPMQPRSTQDCPAPTSESYYFSKFDEPTYYRKRQVEFPEQSYIDLTDETQYQYDDMDISGYELFARSACPNKPEDSKHLNSWRIPSEDLTCNERQGFDSYTSQQQPDFSSTMVQTMPQRRETLGGDFDATEYRELPSSICPPCEQPKASLFRCLAKKLSSTYDFISSLIAPQKSAGALTLPSDQTQGQVCNGMTFGINTQCNATSPNDTTTYDLRNLYATQCNDATAFALNTLFGNKTQLMDEPNSIRECANAKRCGRVQFDSSDKDQVQDPQRTALRKAEIENLVNDTYCPGIIQETIDGRENFNNYSFNISLKQDSKDASCCEASATEDPMTLLEAFSIRIEKERAEIAKDLKENATEEQIEDSIVKYFASQNPSDLNRSIKSLLLSEHLQEHEQVEKTKDSLLEAEVQKWATSLPDNAKVKLVAFTGHTKSTKGETI, from the exons ATGTCTGGTCAAAATCCCAATTATCCCCAGCATTTAAATGCTAATTGTCCCAGAGGTATCAGAACTTATACCAGTACCGGTAGACCCTTTACTGCAGCGGATCTAAAGCCTGGTTGTTTGGGTACAGAATACGAATGCAGTGATACAAGTGGTTGCTTTTCTAATGCAGACAATACCACTCAGGATTTCAGTAGAAAAATG tgCAACCAAGAATATTCGGGCAGAGCCTTTAATCCCGCATTAGATATATCTCGGAATCGCTTGGAACGTTCTCAAACTCAGTATCAATATAAGCAGCCAACTCAGTCAAGGGGCAGTCGTTTAAATCTGGAATATGAAATGGCTAGAAATAAAGAATTTGCTTTAGGACGTTTAAGAGCAGAACAAGCGGCAGCTTGTCCTCGTCCTACAATGCGTTATGAGAAGCCTCAAATGGCGGCTACTTCGAGGGGCAGAGAATTTGATGCAAGATCGGAAATTCAACGTCAGCTGGCTCAAGCG gaATCGCCGAATGTCTGCATGAAGCCTGGACGTGTTAACACGAATGAGGGTCGTCGTGTTGATGTGGATAAA GTTTATGATTACAATAAACAAACTTGTAGTCCTGCGGGTAGGAGCGGTCGTGCTTTGGATCTCCAAAGGGATTTAACCTTTCGCCGTTTAAATATGCCTACACCTAAACAACAACGTGCTACCTCTTGTCCTACCCCCGTGCAATATAGTAACAATCCTCCCTCTTCCATTCAACGTTTGTCCAGAATATGTCCACGATCATCTCAATCTGTAAGTGTCAGTCCTACGCGATCCATTGCCACGTCAGAGGCCACAAACAGTCGTTATGCTACGCCTATGCAGCAAAGATCTACAAGAGTTCCAGGTGTAATAGCTAAATATCCAGCTACTCCTATATGCAGACCGGTACGCACCCCAGTTTGCCCGGTTGAAGAAACTTCTATGGACTCTCCTGGTACTATAACCAAAACTGTAACGACTACCACCAGG GCCATGACCCCTGAACAAACAGCAATTTGCCCAACACCACAAAAATCGGCAGATATGTTAACTTCACCATATAACGATATAACTTCCAGGAGTAAAGAACAG ACTATTTCCCATATTACACAAGATAACATGAGACAAATGGATTCGGCATATGGACTAACGCCACCGCGAGGCTTTGCTGTACAGTCCCCCTTCAAAACTCCACAGCAGCCATTAAATGTTACA GAACAATCTCCTAGTATCAGTTTAAATAAAAGGAATGATTCTAATGGTCCCTCAATGGGAGGGAATAATACCCAAATGAAATCAATGCATCAGGATAGAAGTATGAGCATAAAAGATAAatcagttttaaataaaacg CAACCGGTTCCAGCACCACCGCCTATACCGATCACAGATCGCAATAGCGCAAACTGT CGGGATCTGCAAAGATCATATCGATCTATAGATCAAAGCAAACGTTGTGCAATGCCCCAAACTAATGACTCCAGAAGTTTCGACCAGtctactttttataataat GAGTCTTCCATTATGGAAGAAGACTACAGACCCTTACCTAGCAGAACTTGTCCCAGTCCTATGCAACCTAGGTCTACTCAGGACTGTCCAGCTCCAACATCAGAGTCATACTAT ttttccaaGTTTGATGAACCTACTTACTATCGAAAAAGACAAGTTGAATTCCCCGAACAATCGTATATAGATCTAACTGATGAAACCCAATATCAGTATGATGATATGGATATAAGTGGTTACGAA ttatttgcaCGTTCCGCTTGTCCTAATAAACCCGAAGACAGTAAACACCTGAATTCCTGGAGAATACCATCTGAAGATCTTACTTGCAATGAGCGCCAAGGATTTGACTCATACACAAGTCAACAACAGCCAGATTTTAGCTCCACCATGGTACAAACTATGCCACAAAGAAGGGAGACTTTg GGAGGTGACTTTGATGCCACCGAATACCGAGAATTACCATCATCTATCTGTCCTCCTTGTGAACAACCCAAAGCTAGTTTGTTTCGCTGTTTGGCCAAGAAATTAAGTTCCACTTATGATTTTATTTCTTCATTGATAGCACCTCAGAAGTCAGCAGGAGCTTTAACTCTGCCATCAGATCAGACTCAGGGACAAGTGTGTAATGGAATG ACTTTTGGCATAAATACACAGTGCAACGCAACCAGTCCAAATGATACTACG ACATATGATTTACGAAATTTATATGCAACACAATGTAATGATGCAAca GCTTTCGCCCTTAATACTCTCTTTggaaataaaactcaattaatG GATGAACCTAACTCGATAAGAGAATGTGCCAATGCCAAAAGATGTGGTCGTGTACAATTCGATAGTTCGGATAAAGATCAAG TACAAGATCCCCAACGCACCGCTTTACGTAAGGCCGAAATTGAGAATTTAGTTAATGACACCTATTGCCCGGGCATCATACAAGAAACTATTGATGGTCGGGAAAATTTCAATAACTATTCTTTTAATATATCTCTAAAACAAGACTCTAAAGATGCCAGTTGTTGTGAAGCCTCAGCCACAGAAGATCCCATGACCTTATTAGAAGCGTtttccatacgaattgaaaagGAAAGAGCTGAAATTGCTAAGGATTTAAAGGAAAATGCAACAGAGGAACA aattgaGGATTCTAtagtgaaatattttgccaGTCAAAATCCCAGTGACTTAAATCGTTctataaaaagtttattattatcGGAACATTTGCAAGAACATGAACAAGTGGAAAAAACCAAAGACTCTTTGTTGGAGGCGGAAGTTCAGAAATGGGCCACCTCTCTACCGGACAATGCTAAAGTGAAATTAGTGGCTTTTACAGGTCATACTAAATCCACAAAAGGTGAAACGATTTGA